The Theileria orientalis strain Shintoku DNA, chromosome 2, complete genome genome has a window encoding:
- a CDS encoding uncharacterized protein (peptidase M16, C-terminal domain containing protein), giving the protein MILRRKILTLSKVNNVLTKQQDQLNYHLNKNTFRQFSAYSLERSKVVGMATYSDVNVSHNSKLSSKNQLHDQRYSVVGKIPYSSGLEQVDSAEKQRYDASAYLKSSQSDQKVDPKKVEKWVKEAMEVEHEGYDKVLTSYVQNVDAVVTFYKHKATGLTVVSFRTSDKNKEMAFDVSAPTYQFNDHGCTHVTEHSVLIKTEDYKVFNSFYYQVAGMYYSFLNALYYKNRTRYYFTSLNEKSFYQLADQFMSAFFKPSFLKDEDIVKQEGWHYKVTKSNEKDSNTKEVGVDVHGRHVTFSGVVYNEMKKRTYANPVDKGVSVLDHNLFTNTLRYDSGGNPEDIVDLTHQELVDFYNMFYGPSTATVYFHGANDVYKRLDFVDKYLKKHNLGVSPDPKTGKYSHTASPEFVKQISVHEEYKEAPKYVKTQYSAQNKDEDVMMMGWVLDPKYKGTNKYDLDSVDKLAFEVVKHMLLDSHNSVFQKALVESELGSRVVGPGLDDFYPLYPHVTFMFGVEGVKYTEKTREENVKKFEQQVFKALKDVVEKGFDREAVKSALSKVEFKHTEQNYVMKEHRQGYYPKGLTQLRFVQPQLEQGKDPLEFVRLDKLMAELKNRVSKDRNYLSNLVKKHMLNNTTRVTLHMEAVESKEYEKEFNKKVVEKLKSRLSHLSKEEVDKLEEEYKKFKEEREKRQDEKAYESFPEFDPKEVLKKDSKDQKKVYKLSESSLKEQSSLKRSHPDSKESEVTVLSNKVDSNGILYMDYTLALDSLSLDDLKYMYLFSQMLQEAGTDKLTPEEVSYLVDKNLGGVSFSTYFTTESNNQTYDDPTKGLGYLVVRSKSLKHKTDQMVDVVHDLLVNANFSNSKKGVMLVKRSVKQLEYSLRDLAHVFTFRRLSKRFSVANYADEVANGYSQLVFLRDELVPLAEKDWSKVESKLNEIRQKLMNMKNLTVNLTGDQELLDSFLKNATQYHSKLTSTFKSGQQKTQTKVWVEEVLKNKLLESTNKDELIVLPLRNNFVGVGGKLFSKNDKKSGEHSVAMHYLMRTYLYRFLRTSGGAYGAHVYLTNTGHVAMVSYADPNFMSTLEVYKKVPEGLKEASDWLSEKGMKMHVVGTLSSLDRQHNPEDKAKYVMKSYLRGETDEQIQKLREQVVSASKKVFKEVEAKFRESKDWMTVSSLVNRESAESAPSHYKKLF; this is encoded by the coding sequence ATGATATTACGGAGGAAAATACTGACCCTTTCCAAAGTAAATAACGTGTTAACCAAGCAACAAGATCAACTCAATTATCATTTGAATAAGAATACTTTTAGACAATTCTCTGCATACAGCCTAGAAAGAAGCAAAGTTGTAGGAATGGCGACATACTCAGATGTCAATGTTTCCCATAATTCTAAGCTCTCTAGCAAAAATCAGCTTCACGACCAGCGATACAGCGTTGTCGGGAAGATTCCCTACAGCTCGGGCCTGGAACAAGTGGACTCTGCGGAAAAACAACGCTATGACGCATCGGCATACCTGAAGAGCTCCCAGTCTGACCAGAAGGTGGACCCGAAGAAGGTGGAAAAATGGGTGAAGGAGGCAATGGAAGTGGAGCACGAGGGGTACGACAAGGTCCTGACCTCGTACGTGCAGAACGTGGACGCAGTAGTGACGTTCTACAAGCACAAGGCGACGGGGCTGACTGTGGTGTCGTTCAGAACGAGCGACAAGAACAAGGAGATGGCGTTCGACGTGTCGGCGCCGACGTACCAGTTTAACGACCATGGGTGCACGCACGTCACGGAGCACTCGGTGCTGATAAAAACCGAGGACTACAAAGTGTTCAACTCGTTCTACTACCAAGTGGCAGGAATGTACTACTCGTTCCTAAACGCGCTCTACTACAAGAACAGAACGAGGTACTACTTCACGTCGCTCAACGAGAAGTCGTTTTATCAGCTGGCAGACCAGTTCATGTCGGCGTTCTTCAAGCCGTCGTTCCTGAAGGACGAGGACATCGTGAAGCAGGAGGGCTGGCACTACAAGGTGACGAAGAGCAACGAGAAGGACTCGAACACGAAGGAGGTGGGAGTAGATGTGCACGGAAGGCACGTGACATTCTCAGGAGTAGTGTACAAcgagatgaagaagaggacgTACGCGAATCCAGTAGACAAGGGCGTAAGCGTGTTGGACCACAACCTCTTCACGAACACACTCAGGTACGACAGCGGAGGGAACCCGGAGGACATAGTGGACCTGACTCACCAGGAGCTGGTGGACTTCTACAACATGTTCTACGGACCGAGCACGGCGACAGTGTACTTCCACGGAGCGAACGACGTGTACAAGAGGTTGGACTTCGTGGacaagtacctgaaaaAGCACAACCTGGGAGTTAGCCCAGACCCTAAGACAGGAAAGTACTCGCACACGGCCTCGCCAGAATTCGTGAAGCAGATCTCGGTGCACGAGGAGTACAAGGAGGCGCCGAAGTACGTGAAAACGCAGTACAGCGCACAGAacaaggacgaggacgtgATGATGATGGGCTGGGTGCTGGACCCGAAGTACAAGGGAACGAACAAGTACGACCTAGACTCGGTGGACAAGCTGGCCTTCGAAGTGGTTAAGCACATGCTGCTGGACAGCCATAATAGCGTGTTCCAGAAGGCGCTCGTGGAGTCGGAGCTGGGGTCGAGAGTGGTGGGCCCAGGCCTGGACGACTTCTACCCTCTGTACCCACACGTGACCTTCATGTTCGGAGTGGAGGGCGTGAAGTACACGGAGAAGACGCGGGAAGAAAACGTGAAGAAGTTCGAACAACAGGTATTCAAGGCACTGAAGGACGTAGTTGAAAAGGGGTTCGACAGAGAAGCGGTGAAGTCAGCACTTAGCAAGGTGGAGTTCAAGCACACGGAGCAGAACTACGTGATGAAGGAGCACAGGCAAGGCTACTACCCTAAGGGGCTGACGCAACTGAGATTTGTGCAGCCGCAGCTGGAGCAAGGAAAGGACCCGCTCGAGTTCGTGAGGCTGGACAAGCTCATGgcggagctgaagaaccgCGTCAGCAAGGACAGAAACTACCTCTCAAACCTGGTGAAAAAACACATGTTGAACAACACAACGAGAGTGACTCTGCACATGGAAGCAGTGGAGTCCAAAGAGTATGAAAAGGAGTTCAACAAGAAGGTCGTAGAAAAACTGAAAAGCAGACTGTCCCATCTATCAAAGGAGGAAGTAGATAAGCTGGAAGAGGAGTATAAGAAATTCAAGGAAGAGAGAGAAAAACGACAAGATGAAAAGGCATACGAGTCATTCCCAGAGTTTGATCCCAAGGAGGTGCTAAAGAAGGACAGCAAGGATCAGAAGAAAGTGTACAAGCTGTCAGAAAGCTCACTGAAGGAGCAGTCGTCACTCAAGAGAAGCCACCCGGATAGCAAGGAGAGTGAGGTGACGGTGCTTTCAAATAAGGTTGACTCCAACGGCATTTTGTACATGGACTACACACTGGCTCTCGATTCCCTCTCACTTGACGACCTGAAGTACATGTACTTATTCTCGCAGATGTTGCAAGAGGCAGGCACAGACAAGTTGACTCCGGAGGAAGTGAGCTACTTGGTCGACAAGAACCTGGGTGGAGTGTCATTCAGCACATACTTCACCACCGAGTCAAACAACCAGACCTACGATGATCCAACCAAAGGCCTTGGCTACTTGGTGGTGAGATCGAAGTCACTCAAGCATAAAACGGACCAGATGGTTGACGTAGTACACGACCTGCTGGTAAATGCAAACTTCTCGAACTCGAAAAAGGGAGTCATGCTTGTGAAACGTTCCGTTAAGCAGCTTGAATACTCACTGCGTGATCTTGCCCACGTGTTCACATTCCGCAGACTGTCAAAAAGATTCTCAGTTGCAAACTACGCAGACGAGGTAGCAAACGGTTACTCGCAGCTGGTGTTTTTGAGAGACGAACTGGTGCCACTTGCGGAGAAGGACTGGTCAAAAGTTGAGTCGAAGCTGAACGAAATCAGACAGAAATTGATGAACATGAAGAACTTGACTGTCAACTTAACAGGAGACCAAGAACTGCTCGACTCCTTCCTCAAAAACGCTACTCAGTACCACAGTAAGCTGACATCGACGTTTAAATCAGGCCAACAGAAGACTCAGACGAAAGTGTGGGTAGAGGAAGTGCTGAAAAACAAGTTGCTGGAGTCCACAAATAAAGATGAGTTGATAGTGCTTCCTCTTAGGAACAACTTTGTGGGAGTTGGCGGGAAGCTGTTCTCCAAGAACGACAAGAAATCAGGGGAGCACTCGGTTGCAATGCACTACCTGATGAGAACGTACCTGTACCGCTTCCTCAGAACCTCGGGAGGAGCTTACGGAGCGCACGTGTACCTGACGAACACGGGCCACGTGGCAATGGTCTCCTACGCAGATCCGAACTTCATGTCGACGCTGGAGGTGTACAAGAAGGTACCCGAGGGACTGAAGGAGGCCTCTGACTGGCTCTCGGAAAAGGGAATGAAGATGCACGTCGTGGGAACGCTATCAAGCCTGGACAGGCAGCATAACCCAGAGGACAAGGCCAAGTATGTGATGAAGTCCTACCTGAGGGGAGAGACCGATGAGCAGATACAAAAACTGAGAGAACAAGTGGTCTCGGCCAGCAAGAAGGTCTTCAAAGAGGTCGAAGCCAAGTTCAGGGAAAGCAAGGACTGGATGACCGTATCATCCCTGGTGAACAGAGAGTCCGCAGAGTCTGCGCCCTCGCATTATAAAAAGCTTTTCTAA
- a CDS encoding ion transport protein has protein sequence MNTSRYLRVLSVIDEVLGLLVVIFIAFSAVRQCIRLPLSPLFSIAIVSSLTLVSFFLLNFNKIIFFVNKYVTLSYKSKGQLYNNSQINKRRRTSGNLKKNLEKDAKTSAIGSEKNLFFKVLRRHKIWFSLHLVRKVLLSKIWVVSSLLLTLTWFAVWEWAALYMTRDDGDYNLLHWNMERVPYQYWYLESAFQIIFAVTYILNLYEAGSRIKYIFSFFGMIELTMTPVITEIISIVTYYNPQLVSDRNESLHNFGLLFVSLTIVEYNEINVVRLFEISQAVSNRVSHKQELYVGVGVLHSVHRNNGVDIGTRFLAEKSTRRFSGLLFLLEAPRHDIKFATPFDFIFFGVATMATVGYGDFSPITVFGRILCILFIVLCVTIGATQFKRLKLSVSDKTHKMGRGKFSEGYIFFWGSLSDWQLLSFCKCIHNTYESSISNVVVATPLPLKYYETVHMAVTQNTGIKLIIFGGSSTLYDPSYIAKLLFNSNYTVLVNDMDFNLLPNFNEYIINDDRRTILMALASINVSRQLRIPIAIQLHGSEYKSLLKNADMDNVFYNRELKYKMFSRSVACRGLFYLISSLFHTPTNINRTKIHVEEMCNLFLLSEGAQDFYENSKPSVSNTQHVEVSVFNVQNQMNELFRGMRFQIFKLQFPKSAHGVSFQEFANYLYSQKNMFLIGIVSSKNVCILNPVRYKIGDEVDDNFCGLVMAESLNDVIRVSLSKFNPEEYKSDEIRAMSSLKKARSISLLPSINEAVQPDKAPKYRGIYKVQNYTFAAQNILDDENLVLVCGWPYDMKTFISNLLDDKNYNIVILAPMESVEEEDPQSLEEYSNRVVYIDSTPMEVHSLVNAGILDAECLIIFNFHHTVDRGRRENLSRDYQVLFIHRLALEATKNGGRTGRKLNTILDVSHASCLEYMDPSLIVNVDVTSKNYAQNKCWENYGEFMSSYEIASGSIFVQDMFYAILAHSNTKSQYSVTHESIESLIKPEKIRLGSYTLEGGEIILERAAMSFYGKNFEDLFKYYFNVEKKICIGILRTYVMPFVTEESKEFVIVAPQPCLMIQPDDQIYMITKSRTV, from the exons atgaatacATCAAGGTATTTAAGGGTGTTAAGTGTAATAGACGAGGTTCTGGGCCTGCTAGTAGTAATTTTCATCGCGTTCTCGGCAGTGAGGCAATGCATAAGGCTCCCACTGTCGCCGCTGTTTTCTATCGCAATTGTATCATCACTCACACTAGTTTCGTTCTTCCTGCtgaattttaacaaaataatattcttTGTAAACAAATATGTCACACTTTCATATAAATCGAAAGGACaattgtacaataataGTCAAATTAACAAAAGACGAAGAACATCAG GAAACTTGAAAAAAAATCTGGAAAAGGATGCCAAAACTTCGGCAATAGGATCTGAAA AAAATCTGTTTTTCAAAGTGCTGAGAAGACATAAAATATGGTTTAGCCTACACCTGGTCAGGAAGGTGCTTCTGAGTAAGATATGGGTAGTCTCAAGCTTGCTGTTGACGCTGACCTGGTTCGCAGTGTGGGAGTGGGCGGCGCTGTACATGACGCG AGACGACGGAGATTACAACCTGCTGCACTGGAACATGGAAAGAGTGCCGTACCAGTACTGGTACCTGGAGTCGGCGTTCCAAATAATATTCGCAGTGACGTACATACTTAACCTGTACGAAGCAGGGTCGAGAATCAA GTACATATTCTCGTTCTTTGGAATGATTGAGCTCACAATGACGCCAGTGATAACGGAAATCATCTCGATAGTGACTTACTATAACCCGCAGTTGGTTTCGGATCGCAACGAGTCACTGCACAACTTTGGACTCCTATTCGTTAGTTTAACCATAGTTGAGtataatgaaataaatgtagttCGGCTCTTTGAGATTTCTCAGGCTGTTTCAAACAGAGTATCTCATAAGCAAGAGCTTTACGTGGGTGTCGGAGTTTTACACAGTGTTCATCGGAATAACGGCGTCGATATTGGCACTCGTTTTCTC GCTGAAAAAAGTACGCGCAGGTTCTCGGGActgttgtttttactgGAGGCGCCGAGGCACGATATAAAGTTTGCAACGCCGTTCGACTTCATATTTTTCGGAGTGGCGACGATGGCAACAG TGGGTTACGGTGATTTCAGTCCAATTACGGTTTTCGGACGCATACtctgtatattatttatagtACTGTGCGTGACAATAGGAGCCACGCAGTTTAAAAGGCTTAAGTTGTCAGTATCGGATAAAACTCACAAGATGG GAAGAGGCAAGTTTAGTGAGGGCTACATCTTCTTTTGGGGCTCGCTGTCGGACTGGCAACTGCTGAGCTTTTGCAAGTGTATTCACAACACATACGAAAGTTCAATTTCGAACGTGGTAGTGGCCACGCCTCTGCCCCTGAAGTACTACGAGACGGTCCACATGGCGGTGACGCAGAACACAGGAATAAAACTGATAATCTTCGGGGGTTCCTCAACACTGTACGACCCCTCATACATAGCCAAA CTTCTGTTCAACTCGAATTACACAGTTCTCGTTAATGATATGGACTTTAACCTGCTTCCAAATTTCAAcgaatatataataaacgaTGACAGAAGAACGATACTGAT GGCACTGGCGTCGATAAATGTGTCAAGGCAACTAAGGATACCAATAGCGATTCAGCTTCACGGCTCAGAGTATAAGTCGCTGCTTAAGAACGCGGACATGGATAAC gtGTTTTACAACAGAGAGTTGAAGTATAAGATGTTTTCTAGGAGTGTAGCATGTAGAGGACTGTTTTACCTTATCTCATCACTGTTCCACACACCGACCAACATAAATAGGACGAAGATACACGTGGAAGAGATGTGTAACCTGTTCTTGTTATCAG AAGGGGCACAGGATTTTTACGAAAACTCGAAACCGAGCGTTTCGAACACGCAGCACGTGGAGGTGTCAGTGTTCAACGTGCAGAATCAAATGAATGAGCTCTTCAGAGGGATGAGATTCCAGATATTTAAGCTGCAATTCCCGAAGTCAGCGCACG GAGTGTCATTCCAGGAGTTTGCAAACTACCTCTACAGCCAAAAGAACATGTTCCTGATAGGAATCGTCTCCTCTAAAAACGTGTGCATACTGAACCCAGTGCGATATAAAATCGGAGACGAGGTGGACGACAATTTCTGCGGACTGGTGATGGCGGAGTCCCTCAACGACGTGATCAGAGTGTCGCTATCGAAGTTTAACCCAGAAGAGTACAAGTCAGATGAAATAAGGGCCATGTCGTCTTTGAAAAAGGCAAGAT CAATATCACTGCTGCCGTCGATAAACGAAGCCGTGCAGCCAGATAAAGCGCCAAAGTACAGGGGAATATACAAGGTGCAGAATTACACATTCGCAGCGCAGAACATACTGGACGACGAGAACCTGGTGCTGGTGTGCGGATGGCCCTACGACATGAAGACGTTCATAAG TAACCTGCTAGATGATAAAAACTACAACATCGTTATCCTGGCGCCGATGGAGTcagtggaggaggaggacccGCAGAGCCTGGAGGAGTACTCAAACAGAGTGGTCTACATCGACTCGACGCCGATGGAAGTGCACTCGCTGGTAAACGCAG GGATACTGGACGCGGAGTGCTTGATAATCTTCAACTTCCACCACACGGTCGACAGGGGGAGGAGAGAGAACCTGTCGAGGGACTACCAAGTGCTCTTCATACACAGACTGGCACTGGAGGCGACGAAAAACGGCGGGAGGACCGGGAGGAAGCTCAACACCATCCTGGACGTGTCGCACGCCTCGTGCCTGGAGTACATGGACCCGTCGCTGATCGTGAACGTCGACGTGACGTCGAAGAACTACGCGCAGAACAAGTGCTGGGAAAACTACGGAGAGTTCATGTCCTCGTACGAAATAGCCTCAGGGTCGATATTCGTGCAAGACATGTTCTACGCAATACTGGCACACTCGAACACGAAGTCGCAGTACTCAGTGACGCACGAGTCGATAGAGTCGCTAATAAAGCCGGAGAAAATCAGGTTGGGGAGCTACACACTGGAGGGCGGAGAGATAATCTTGGAGAGGGCAGCGATGTCGTTCTACGGAAAAAACTTCGAGGACCTGTTCAAGTACTACTTCAAcgtggagaagaagatatGCATAGGAATTCTCAGAACGTACGTAATGCCCTTCGTAACGGAGGAATCGAAGGAGTTCGTAATCGTGGCGCCGCAGCCCTGCCTGATGATACAGCCGGACGACCAAATATACATGATCACGAAGTCGCGAACGGTGTAG
- a CDS encoding falcilysin, whose product MYFFNSITPFRRHHFLSITSASIISYLYYHIFVRNISTQALSPLKYSRIISIFDANSKYTPSLRNLLNNSNYLYISKLHINTSHQYCQNKSYSSSTQQTTYDTAFKHSILDMKRTEAGEEPEWVRESKNYNHEAFDNTGSVYIPDLGVVATNYKHKLSGFNVMSLKTHINSGKEMCFDLCVPTPPLNSKGSPHVLEHSVLAGTPKYPSKDAFSILIQGGFTSFLNAVTYKDRTSYLFSSTNEKGFYQVADVYMDSFFRPNVTKDKMIFDQECWHYRVTDGSADKSDADIVLHDRTIGFAGIVYSEMKQRSSDSAALFYYMTYENLFNNSYKYISGGAPKDIVDLTHQELVNFYNLYYGPRTSILYFYGPYELKNRLDFVDKYLKTYNIGISKDPKTGKLSHNANLESADSNIEFEEYKDKPKYASSQFSSANANEDEFMISWLLDPVHKGSKDRYKIDFVDNIGFQVLQYLLMGTPESVLYKALIDSNLGNKVIGSGFSGEYKQSLFSVGLKGVDKLKHGSKEEMVQKFEKVVFDTLKKIKEEGFKRDAIDAGLNMVEFEMRELNSGYYPKGLMLISLMQTQFQYGRDPFGLLKFDTLMSELRKRIFSDDPSKYFVNLLEKHMLNNTTRVTLHMEAVESKEYEKEFNKKIAEKLESRLSHLSKEEVDKMEEYYNNFKKDRLKAEGDDVLNSFETLELSDVCREQETIPTKSYKLSENTLTDCKSHDTNLDDKTILVHTHPLESHGILYMEYALALDGFTVDDLKYLGLFASMLRESGTDKLTPEEVSYLVDKNLGGVSFSTYFTTESNNQTYDDPTKGLGYLVVRSKSLKHKTDQMVDIVNDLLENANFSNSRKGLELAKRSLSIFQSNVANEGHEFASLRLSSRFSVSSYAEELVNGYSQLVFLRDELVPLAEKDWSKVESKLNEIRQKLMNVKNLTVNLTGDQELLDSFLKNATQYHSKLTSTFKSGQQKTQTKVWVEEVLKNKLLESTNKDELIVAPTNVNYVGMGGKLFDGNDQILGSDSLVFHYIRRTHLFKQVRMTLGAYGAFASISSTGHMILVSYADPNFEKTLDVYRNIPSSLKEAYETLNDRDLLRQKIGKLSQLDKPLHVENKSLLSLKRLLRKETDEFRQDFREDIFDATKECFKRIQEKFEKGKDWKTICSVVNNTTSKEAPGEFERLYIN is encoded by the coding sequence atgtattttttcaattctATTACACCCTTTAGACGACATCATTTCTTATCGATAACAAGTGCTAGTATTATAAGTTATTTGTACTatcatatatttgttaGAAACATATCAACGCAAGCTCTATCGcctttaaaatattctaGAATAATAAGTATATTTGACGCCAATTCTAAATATACACCATCACTTAGGAATCTGTTAAACAATTCGAATTACTTATATATAAGCAAGTtacatataaacacatcGCACCAATATTGtcaaaataaatcataCAGCTCTTCAACACAACAAACAACATACGATACAGCATTTAAGCACTCGATACTGGACATGAAAAGAACTGAAGCTGGGGAGGAGCCGGAATGGGTCAGAGAGTCGAAGAACTATAACCACGAGGCGTTTGATAACACGGGAAGCGTGTACATACCGGATCTGGGCGTGGTAGCAACGAATTACAAGCACAAACTAAGCGGGTTCAACGTAATGTCGCTGAAAACGCACATAAACTCGGGGAAGGAGATGTGCTTTGATCTGTGTGTGCCAACGCCGCCGCTTAACAGTAAGGGATCGCCTCACGTTTTGGAGCACTCAGTGCTAGCAGGGACACCCAAGTACCCATCAAAGGACGCCTTCTCGATCCTGATTCAGGGAGGATTCACAAGTTTCCTGAACGCAGTAACATATAAGGATAGAACGTCGTACCTGTTCTCGTCAACAAACGAAAAGGGATTCTATCAAGTAGCAGACGTGTACATGGATTCGTTCTTTAGACCGAACGTAACGAAAGATAAGATGATCTTTGACCAGGAGTGCTGGCACTACAGAGTCACAGACGGCTCCGCAGATAAAAGCGACGCAGACATAGTGTTGCACGACCGCACAATAGGATTTGCAGGAATCGTGTACAGCGAAATGAAGCAGAGGTCGTCAGATTCAGCAGCACTGTTTTATTACATGACATACgagaacctgttcaacaacaGCTACAAGTACATCAGCGGAGGAGCGCCGAAGGACATAGTGGACCTGACGCACCAGGAGCTGGTTAACTTTTACAACCTGTACTACGGACCAAGAACGTCGATCCTGTACTTTTACGGACCCTACGAATTGAAAAATAGACTGGATTTCGTAGATAAGTACCTGAAAACGTACAATATAGGAATAAGTAAGGACCCGAAAACGGGAAAACTGTCACACAACGCAAACCTGGAGTCGGCAGACTCGAACATAGAGTTTGAAGAGTACAAGGATAAGCCAAAGTACGCATCATCGCAGTTTAGTTCAGCGAACGCGAACGAGGACGAGTTCATGATATCATGGCTACTGGATCCAGTGCACAAGGGGTCGAAGGATAGATATAAAATAGACTTCGTGGACAACATAGGATTCCAAGTATTGCAGTACTTGTTGATGGGCACGCCAGAAAGTGTCCTGTACAAGGCGCTCATAGACTCAAATTTGGGGAACAAGGTAATAGGCTCAGGCTTTTCAGGTGAATATAAGCAGTCGCTGTTCTCAGTGGGACTAAAGGGAGTGGATAAGCTGAAACACGGGTCAAAGGAGGAAATGGTGCAAAAGTTCGAAAAGGTGGTTTTTGATACACTGaagaaaattaaagaaGAGGGGTTTAAGAGAGATGCAATAGACGCAGGCTTGAATATGGTGGAGTTTGAAATGAGGGAATTGAACAGCGGATATTACCCCAAGGGGCTGATGCTGATAAGTCTGATGCAGACGCAGTTTCAATACGGTAGGGACCCCTTCGGACTGCTGAAGTTTGACACCCTGATGTCTGAGCTAAGGAAGAGGATTTTCAGTGATGATCCTTCGAAGTACTTCGTTAACCTCCTAGAAAAGCACATGTTGAACAACACAACGAGAGTGACTCTGCACATGGAAGCAGTAGAGTCGAAAGAGTATGAAAAGGAGTTCAACAAGAAGATTGCAGAAAAACTGGAAAGTAGGCTGTCCCATTTATCAAAAGAGGAAGTAgataaaatggaagaatATTACAACAATTTCAAAAAGGACAGACTGAAGGCTGAGGGTGATGATGTACTAAATTCCTTTGAAACCCTGGAGTTATCGGACGTCTGCAGAGAGCAGGAAACAATTCCAACGAAATCATACAAGTTATCGGAAAACACGCTAACAGACTGTAAATCACATGACACTAATTTGGACGATAAAACAATACTGGTACACACGCACCCGCTAGAATCGCATGGGATTTTATACATGGAGTATGCGTTGGCGTTGGATGGATTCACAGTGGATGACCTCAAATATTTAGGATTATTTGCATCAATGTTAAGGGAATCGGGCACCGACAAGTTGACTCCGGAGGAAGTGAGCTACTTGGTCGACAAGAACCTGGGTGGAGTGTCATTCAGCACATACTTCACCACCGAGTCAAACAACCAGACCTACGATGATCCAACCAAAGGCCTTGGCTACTTGGTGGTGAGATCGAAGTCACTCAAGCATAAAACGGACCAGATGGTTGATATCGTGAATGACTTACTGGAGAACGCAAACTTCTCGAACTCGAGAAAGGGACTGGAATTAGCCAAGCGCAGTTTAAGCATATTCCAGTCAAATGTTGCAAATGAAGGGCACGAGTTTGCCTCTTTGAGATTATCTAGTAGGTTTTCAGTGTCCAGTTATGCCGAGGAATTGGTTAATGGTTACTCGCAGCTGGTGTTTTTGAGAGACGAACTGGTGCCACTTGCGGAGAAGGACTGGTCAAAAGTTGAGTCGAAGCTGAACGAAATCAGACAGAAGTTGATGAACGTGAAGAACTTGACTGTCAACTTAACAGGAGACCAAGAACTGCTCGACTCCTTCCTCAAAAACGCTACTCAGTACCACAGTAAGCTGACATCGACGTTTAAGTCAGGCCAACAGAAGACTCAGACGAAAGTGTGGGTAGAGGAAGTGCTGAAAAACAAGTTGCTGGAGTCCACAAATAAGGATGAGTTGATAGTGGCTCCGACAAATGTTAATTACGTTGGAATGGGAGGAAAGTTGTTTGACGGGAATGATCAGATTCTCGGTTCTGACTCACTAGTGTTCCACTACATAAGAAGAACACACCTCTTCAAGCAAGTTAGGATGACCCTGGGAGCATACGGAGCATTTGCAAGTATATCTAGCACAGGGCACATGATCTTAGTGTCATACGCGGATCCGAACTTTGAAAAAACGCTAGACGTATATAGGAACATTCCATCGTCGCTGAAGGAGGCATACGAAACGTTAAACGACAGAGACCTGCTCAGACAAAAAATAGGAAAACTGAGCCAATTAGACAAGCCACTTCACGTAGAAAATAAGTCCTTGCTATCACTGAAAAGATTATTGAGAAAAGAAACGGACGAATTCAGACAGGATTTCAGAGAAGATATCTTCGACGCAACAAAAGAGTGTTTCAAGAGAATACAGGAAAAGTTCGAAAAGGGGAAAGATTGGAAAACCATATGCTCAGTAGTAAACAATACGACCTCAAAGGAAGCCCCGGGAGAATTTGAGAGATTATACATAAACTAG